The DNA region ACAAAGAAATCGGGATGCGCAAGAGCAGGCACAAAGACGGCCGTGATGGCCGGAGGGTTACTACGCTCGCCCCATATCTCTTGAAAGGCTTCGAAGCCCTCGCGTACGGACTGACCGTGTACAATATACACATTCCACTTTACGACATGATGCAGCTCGCCTCCGCCGGCGCGAAGGGCGATCTCCAGATTCTGTAATGCCTTCTTCGTCTGTGCTCGAACGTCGCCTTTGCCGACGATATTGCCTGAAGCATCGACGGCGTTCTGTCCGCCGACATAGATCGTCTTTACGGTCCCGCTTGTGACGACAGCCTGTGTGAAGGCAGGATTCCTGTGTAGCCCCGCCGGATTGAGATGCTGGACATTTCCTTTCATAAATAAGCTCCTTTAGCGAGTTGAGGCCAGTTTTAAGAGGGCTTCGACTCAAATACGATAGAACAGATTCGGATAATCCAACACGACACCATGTTCGTCAACGGACAATTCTGCTCTGAAGCTACTACTTCCATTTTCGTCGAGACTCTCGAAAAGATAGCGGCCTTCGTCAAGCCCTGTATAGGCCTGCATCTGCGAGCTCAGAGTCAATTCCGGTGCGAGAATCCATGCGACCTGAACGGGCCGCCGCTCATTGAGAGCGGGGCCCATCTGCAGTATCGGGAATGTATTCGTGAAAGGTGTCGGCCAGATATCGATGACGGTGCATCCGTCAAGATCGGCGAGGCCTCTGCCATCGTTATCCGTCCACTGCCCGTGGCCATCAGAGTAAAGATGCATCGTGTGAGTCGCAGACTGTGTTCTGCTCTGCAGGCGAGCTTCTTGAATGCGCCAGGCGGCATTCCACCTCAGGCGATATGTGAGTCGAAAGGGCCCGTGCTTCTCATCGAAGGCCAGAACCACTCCGTCTGCACTGCCTTCACCCAGAAGCAGATGCTCAAGCCCTGG from Leptonema illini DSM 21528 includes:
- a CDS encoding RidA family protein, coding for MKGNVQHLNPAGLHRNPAFTQAVVTSGTVKTIYVGGQNAVDASGNIVGKGDVRAQTKKALQNLEIALRAGGGELHHVVKWNVYIVHGQSVREGFEAFQEIWGERSNPPAITAVFVPALAHPDFFVEIDAIAVVPKE
- a CDS encoding putative glycolipid-binding domain-containing protein, which produces MNPDGDSSADRTSLELPYSFAWRHTWCKISPGLEHLLLGEGSADGVVLAFDEKHGPFRLTYRLRWNAAWRIQEARLQSRTQSATHTMHLYSDGHGQWTDNDGRGLADLDGCTVIDIWPTPFTNTFPILQMGPALNERRPVQVAWILAPELTLSSQMQAYTGLDEGRYLFESLDENGSSSFRAELSVDEHGVVLDYPNLFYRI